In Halorhabdus tiamatea SARL4B, a genomic segment contains:
- the gltB gene encoding glutamate synthase large subunit, producing MNETFESDRERGLRGRSRQKANCGVGVLVDLDGGGGHELVEDGLSLLENLDHRGARGAEENTGDGAGILIQKPHDFFADEVDGLGGFDEYGVGQVFLPRDRPAEELRELVETAAADEGFDVVAWRDVPTDNDDLGETALATEPDVAQFFVEPQSDLAPDELDTALYVLRNVIENRVEEQHPVGSDRFYVCSLDRRKVVYKGLLTNGQVRTYYEDLGDDRVETSLVFVHSRFSTNTLGAWDLAHPYRNMIHNGEINTLRGNLNWMHAREADLESPVFGDDLEKLKPITEEDQSDTAVVDNVLELLVEGGRSLPHALRMLVPEAWEGNDRLEDARREFYQYHSTINEPWDGPALIAYTDGTDVGAILDRNGLRPARYLVTEDDRLIMASETGALEVDSADIKRTDRLEPGQMFYVDGEDGRIVPDDEIFDSLTDEKYGEWLAANRVTLDAVDEAVTETPTYIEDDLSTYQRAFGYTLDHVERLIEPMANEGKDPIGAMGNDTPLSVLSSRNKTLFTYFKQLFAQVSNPPIDYIREETVTSLDQHLGRQHNLLGETPEHCRQLGLDSPILTRAQQAKISAIETNGITSSTIDITYDPETTSLAAAVEQVRQEVVDAIEDGAEIVVLSDTATGPDRVPIPSLLAVGGVHHHLVREGLRTHAGIVLESGQPNAVHHFATLVGYGADAITPYLAYETIEEQVYEGILDVDREDALAQYRHAVEDGLQKVMAKMGISTLESYKGAQIFEAVGLDSEFVAEYFEGTENRTEGIGLEQLEADVLERHDNGFEESVAGNLDLDQGGEFYWRRDGEFHQWNPNTIGKLQYATNQGDYEAYEAFAEMINDQTERLQTLRGLLEFDTDQRDSIPLEDVQPVEEITQRFFSASMSFGSISPEAHETLAEGMNRVGGFASTGEGGEPTERFGTVRECADKQVASARFGVTSNYLANADHLEIKMAQGSKPGEGGHLPGEKVNELIAETRSTTPGVPLISPPPHHDIYSIEDLAQLIHDLKCSNTEADVHVKLVSEAGVGVIAAGVSKAKADAVLISGHDGGTGASPKTSIKHAGLPWELGIAEANQVLLENGLRSRIRVRVDGGLKTGRDVAMAALLGAEEYGFGTAPLITCGCVMLRKCHANTCSVGVATQDEALREKFPGDPEFVANYMRFIAREVREIMADLGVETMDELIGRTDLLAQKDVDHPRAEHMDLSELLWRPATDDDPVKTREQNHKLEKKADYEFIEAAEPAIKRGEDVEIEARVGNEDRTVGTILSSAISKAHGEDGLEDDTITLDLAGTGGQSLGAFLASGVTLELTGDTNDYAGKGLSGGKLIVETPPEAGYDASENVVTGNVALYGATDGEAYFNGRAGERFAVRNSGVKAVVEGVGDHGCEYMTGGIAVILGETGKNFGAGMSGGEAYVLDESGDFEERVNTEMVHLETLAERDRRLVRRMVENHARYTDSDRAAEILEDWDTYVERFVKVMPDAYAAVVEQRLAEGEDIRASPPPQPSTPTFPTEGDD from the coding sequence ATGAACGAGACATTCGAGAGCGACCGGGAACGGGGTCTCCGTGGCCGGTCGCGACAGAAGGCGAACTGTGGTGTCGGCGTCCTCGTGGATCTCGACGGCGGAGGCGGACACGAACTCGTCGAGGACGGACTCTCACTGCTCGAGAACTTGGACCATCGAGGGGCGCGGGGAGCCGAAGAGAACACCGGTGACGGGGCAGGGATTCTCATCCAGAAGCCCCACGACTTCTTCGCCGACGAGGTCGACGGACTGGGCGGGTTCGATGAATACGGTGTGGGCCAGGTCTTCCTGCCGCGGGACCGGCCGGCCGAGGAACTCCGGGAACTCGTCGAGACTGCCGCCGCCGACGAAGGCTTCGACGTCGTCGCGTGGCGGGACGTTCCGACCGACAACGACGACTTGGGAGAGACGGCCCTGGCGACAGAGCCGGACGTTGCGCAGTTCTTCGTCGAACCCCAATCCGATCTCGCGCCTGACGAACTCGACACGGCACTGTACGTGCTCCGGAACGTCATCGAGAACCGCGTCGAAGAGCAGCATCCGGTCGGCAGCGACCGGTTCTACGTCTGTTCGCTCGACCGCCGGAAAGTCGTCTACAAGGGCCTGCTCACCAACGGCCAGGTCCGGACCTACTACGAGGACCTCGGCGACGACCGCGTCGAGACGAGTCTGGTGTTCGTCCACTCGCGGTTCTCGACGAACACGCTCGGCGCGTGGGATCTCGCCCACCCCTACCGCAACATGATCCACAACGGCGAGATCAACACACTCCGTGGTAACCTCAACTGGATGCACGCCAGGGAAGCCGACCTCGAGAGCCCGGTCTTCGGCGACGATCTGGAGAAACTCAAGCCGATCACCGAGGAGGATCAGAGCGACACAGCCGTTGTGGACAACGTCCTCGAACTGCTCGTCGAAGGCGGGCGATCGCTGCCCCACGCGTTGCGGATGCTCGTCCCCGAAGCCTGGGAGGGCAACGACCGACTCGAAGACGCCCGCCGGGAGTTCTATCAGTACCACTCGACGATCAACGAGCCCTGGGACGGCCCGGCGCTGATCGCCTACACCGACGGCACTGACGTCGGGGCGATCCTCGACCGCAACGGCCTCCGTCCGGCCCGGTATCTCGTCACCGAGGACGACCGGCTGATCATGGCCAGCGAGACCGGCGCGCTCGAGGTCGATTCGGCGGACATCAAACGAACTGACCGACTCGAACCGGGTCAGATGTTCTACGTCGACGGCGAGGACGGCCGGATCGTCCCCGACGACGAGATCTTCGACTCGCTGACTGACGAAAAATACGGCGAGTGGCTCGCAGCGAACCGAGTGACGCTCGACGCCGTCGACGAGGCCGTCACCGAGACGCCGACGTACATCGAGGACGATCTCTCGACATATCAGCGGGCGTTCGGCTACACCCTCGATCACGTCGAGCGCCTCATCGAGCCGATGGCCAACGAGGGGAAAGACCCCATCGGCGCGATGGGCAACGACACGCCGCTGTCGGTCCTCTCAAGCCGGAACAAGACGCTGTTTACCTACTTCAAACAGCTGTTCGCCCAGGTGTCGAACCCGCCGATCGACTACATCCGCGAAGAGACCGTCACCTCCCTCGATCAGCATCTCGGCCGCCAGCACAACCTTCTCGGGGAGACGCCCGAGCACTGCCGACAGCTCGGTCTCGACTCGCCGATCCTCACGCGCGCCCAACAGGCCAAGATCAGTGCGATCGAGACGAACGGCATCACCTCCTCGACCATCGACATCACGTACGATCCAGAGACCACGTCGCTTGCGGCCGCGGTCGAGCAGGTTCGACAGGAAGTCGTCGACGCCATCGAGGACGGCGCGGAGATCGTGGTGCTCTCGGACACGGCAACGGGCCCCGACCGGGTCCCGATCCCGAGTCTGCTCGCGGTCGGCGGCGTCCATCACCATCTCGTCCGTGAGGGGCTCCGAACCCACGCCGGGATCGTTCTCGAGAGTGGCCAGCCCAACGCCGTCCATCACTTCGCGACGCTCGTCGGGTACGGAGCCGACGCGATCACCCCCTATCTCGCCTACGAGACCATCGAGGAGCAGGTCTACGAGGGCATTCTCGACGTCGATCGGGAGGACGCACTCGCCCAGTACCGCCACGCCGTCGAGGACGGCCTCCAGAAGGTGATGGCCAAGATGGGGATCTCGACCCTGGAGAGTTACAAGGGTGCACAGATCTTCGAGGCTGTCGGCCTCGACTCGGAGTTCGTCGCAGAGTACTTCGAAGGCACGGAAAACCGGACCGAGGGGATCGGTCTCGAACAGCTCGAAGCCGACGTGCTCGAACGCCACGACAACGGCTTCGAGGAGTCGGTCGCGGGCAACCTCGACCTTGATCAGGGCGGGGAGTTCTACTGGCGGCGGGACGGCGAGTTCCACCAGTGGAACCCGAACACGATCGGCAAGCTCCAGTATGCCACCAACCAGGGCGACTACGAGGCCTACGAGGCGTTCGCCGAGATGATCAACGACCAGACCGAGCGCCTCCAGACGCTTCGGGGGCTGCTCGAATTCGACACCGACCAGCGGGATTCGATCCCGCTCGAAGACGTCCAGCCCGTCGAGGAGATCACCCAGCGCTTTTTCAGCGCCTCGATGTCCTTCGGGTCGATCTCTCCAGAAGCACACGAGACCCTGGCCGAGGGGATGAACCGCGTCGGCGGGTTCGCCAGCACTGGCGAGGGTGGTGAACCGACCGAGCGCTTCGGCACCGTTCGTGAGTGCGCGGACAAGCAGGTTGCCTCCGCCCGCTTCGGCGTCACGTCAAACTACCTCGCCAACGCCGACCATCTCGAGATCAAGATGGCCCAGGGCTCGAAGCCCGGCGAGGGCGGGCACCTCCCCGGCGAGAAGGTCAACGAGTTGATCGCCGAGACGCGCTCGACGACACCCGGCGTCCCGCTGATCAGCCCGCCGCCACACCACGACATCTACTCCATCGAGGATCTCGCCCAGCTCATCCACGACCTCAAGTGCTCGAACACCGAGGCAGACGTCCACGTCAAGCTGGTCAGCGAGGCCGGCGTCGGCGTCATCGCCGCCGGTGTCTCGAAGGCCAAGGCCGACGCCGTCCTCATTTCGGGCCACGACGGCGGGACCGGCGCGTCGCCGAAGACGTCGATCAAACACGCCGGCCTGCCGTGGGAACTCGGCATCGCGGAGGCCAATCAGGTCCTCTTAGAAAATGGCCTTCGGTCGCGCATTCGCGTCCGGGTCGACGGCGGCCTCAAGACCGGCCGTGACGTCGCGATGGCCGCCCTGCTGGGTGCCGAGGAGTACGGCTTCGGGACCGCGCCGCTGATCACCTGTGGGTGCGTGATGCTCCGGAAGTGCCACGCCAACACCTGCTCGGTCGGCGTCGCGACCCAGGACGAAGCCCTCCGCGAGAAGTTCCCCGGCGACCCCGAATTTGTCGCCAACTACATGCGCTTTATCGCCCGGGAAGTCCGGGAGATCATGGCCGACCTCGGCGTCGAGACCATGGACGAACTGATCGGTCGGACCGACCTGCTCGCCCAGAAGGACGTCGACCATCCGCGTGCAGAGCACATGGACCTCTCGGAACTGCTCTGGCGACCGGCCACCGACGATGACCCGGTCAAGACCCGCGAGCAGAACCACAAACTCGAGAAAAAGGCCGACTACGAGTTCATCGAGGCGGCCGAGCCAGCCATCAAGCGCGGCGAGGACGTCGAAATCGAGGCCCGCGTGGGCAACGAGGACCGGACCGTCGGCACGATCTTGAGTTCCGCGATTTCGAAGGCCCACGGCGAGGACGGACTCGAGGACGACACGATCACGCTGGATCTGGCGGGGACGGGGGGACAGAGCCTCGGTGCGTTCCTCGCCAGCGGCGTGACCCTCGAGTTGACCGGTGACACGAACGATTACGCCGGCAAGGGGCTCTCGGGCGGGAAGCTGATCGTCGAGACACCGCCTGAAGCTGGTTACGACGCGAGCGAGAACGTCGTCACCGGCAACGTCGCGCTGTACGGCGCGACCGACGGCGAGGCGTACTTCAACGGCCGTGCCGGCGAACGCTTCGCGGTCCGGAACTCCGGCGTCAAGGCCGTCGTCGAGGGCGTCGGCGACCACGGGTGTGAGTACATGACCGGCGGCATCGCCGTGATCCTCGGCGAGACGGGCAAGAACTTCGGGGCCGGCATGTCCGGCGGCGAGGCGTACGTCCTCGACGAGTCGGGGGACTTCGAGGAGCGGGTCAACACGGAGATGGTCCACCTCGAAACGTTAGCGGAGCGCGACCGTCGGCTCGTTCGCCGGATGGTCGAGAATCACGCCCGCTACACCGACAGCGACCGAGCCGCCGAGATCCTTGAAGACTGGGACACCTACGTCGAGCGCTTCGTGAAGGTGATGCCCGATGCCTACGCCGCGGTCGTCGAGCAGCGCCTGGCCGAGGGCGAGGACATCCGGGCCTCGCCGCCGCCACAGCCGAGTACCCCGACGTTCCCGACGGAGGGTGACGACTGA
- a CDS encoding GNAT family N-acetyltransferase, whose translation MPVTIREATGEDVPSLEILRRQAIEDACSDVYDRERFADLVASPDDRLPSAIESDAATVLLAETTITPVSFAIVEDGTIEALYTSPEYQHEGHASALLEDVERLATDRGWSRLEAVAPSVAVGFFEAQGFTPRESARWHGLPGTALRKAIEA comes from the coding sequence ATGCCCGTCACGATACGCGAGGCGACCGGCGAAGACGTCCCCAGCCTGGAGATACTGCGCCGACAGGCGATCGAGGACGCCTGCAGTGACGTCTACGACCGCGAGCGCTTCGCCGACCTGGTGGCGTCGCCCGACGACCGACTCCCATCGGCCATCGAATCGGACGCGGCGACAGTCCTGCTGGCCGAAACCACGATCACACCAGTCAGCTTCGCTATCGTCGAGGACGGGACGATCGAGGCGCTGTATACGAGCCCGGAGTACCAGCACGAGGGCCACGCCAGCGCGCTCCTCGAGGACGTCGAGCGACTGGCGACAGACCGTGGCTGGTCGCGACTCGAGGCGGTCGCCCCCTCGGTCGCCGTAGGGTTCTTCGAAGCCCAGGGGTTCACGCCGCGTGAGTCCGCCAGGTGGCACGGGCTTCCCGGAACGGCACTCCGCAAGGCGATCGAGGCGTGA
- a CDS encoding AEC family transporter — protein MDVLTQLAAMIGWLSVGVGLRRVGVLDATRVGWLNSVAFYVVLPALVFNSTHDKALAEIITPKLLVGLVGVLGITAGVGWLVHCRIADDGARAAATVQSYHTNLGYIGLPVVASALGERAAVIGSVILGMGALVQIPLTISILVAVTGNSRDFRSEARRLLTNPVLVALVIGLGVSTSPASVTGVPADAVALIAEAALPVALLCVGGSIQLQSLEADRSIVGSVLAMKLLVMPAVAWGVYAALGADLWTLRTAVVMFGAPAAVSTFVYVTEMGGDRRLASILVFLSTVASAFTLSAWIAVVP, from the coding sequence ATGGACGTATTGACGCAGCTGGCCGCAATGATCGGCTGGCTCTCCGTGGGGGTCGGGCTCCGGCGGGTCGGCGTCCTCGACGCAACGCGGGTTGGCTGGCTCAACAGCGTCGCCTTCTACGTCGTCCTCCCGGCGCTGGTGTTCAACTCGACACACGACAAGGCCCTCGCCGAGATCATCACGCCGAAACTACTGGTCGGGCTGGTCGGTGTCCTGGGAATCACCGCCGGCGTGGGCTGGCTCGTCCACTGCCGGATCGCCGACGACGGAGCCCGTGCCGCCGCGACAGTCCAGTCCTATCACACCAATCTCGGCTACATCGGCCTCCCCGTGGTCGCGAGCGCGCTGGGCGAGCGCGCGGCCGTCATCGGCAGCGTCATCCTCGGGATGGGCGCGCTCGTTCAGATCCCGTTGACCATCTCGATCCTCGTCGCGGTGACTGGCAACAGCCGGGATTTTCGGAGCGAGGCTCGGCGACTCCTGACCAATCCGGTCCTGGTCGCGCTGGTCATCGGGCTGGGGGTATCGACGTCACCGGCATCGGTCACGGGCGTTCCCGCCGACGCGGTCGCGCTGATCGCCGAGGCAGCGCTGCCGGTCGCGCTGCTGTGTGTCGGGGGCTCCATCCAGCTACAGTCTCTCGAAGCCGATCGCTCTATCGTCGGGTCGGTGCTCGCGATGAAACTCCTCGTGATGCCGGCGGTCGCCTGGGGCGTCTACGCCGCCCTGGGCGCGGACCTCTGGACGCTCCGGACGGCCGTCGTGATGTTCGGTGCGCCCGCAGCAGTCTCGACGTTCGTCTACGTCACCGAGATGGGGGGTGACCGCCGGCTGGCGTCGATCCTGGTCTTCCTCTCGACGGTCGCCTCGGCGTTTACGCTATCGGCCTGGATCGCGGTCGTCCCGTGA
- a CDS encoding UbiX family flavin prenyltransferase — protein sequence MTVDRIVVGITGASGIPIAVRTVEALAEHADVYAVVTDAAESVMAHESGSREAAMGTICEGATEVYAEDAIHAPVASGSFDTDGMVIVPASMNTVAAVATGRSDSLVTRAADVTLKERRRLVVVPRESPLSQLHLENLTKLAELGVDVVPPMLGFYFDPEEPGDFVDHVVGKILERFDLDHDRYDEWEPS from the coding sequence ATGACCGTCGATCGAATCGTGGTCGGCATCACGGGCGCGTCTGGCATCCCGATCGCCGTCCGGACGGTCGAGGCACTCGCTGAACACGCAGACGTGTACGCGGTCGTGACTGACGCCGCCGAGTCGGTCATGGCCCACGAGTCAGGGTCCAGGGAGGCGGCGATGGGGACTATCTGCGAGGGCGCGACCGAGGTCTACGCCGAGGACGCGATCCACGCCCCCGTCGCCTCGGGGTCGTTCGACACCGACGGGATGGTGATCGTCCCGGCGTCGATGAACACCGTCGCCGCCGTCGCGACCGGCCGGTCGGACTCGCTGGTGACTCGCGCCGCTGACGTCACGCTCAAGGAACGCCGGCGTCTCGTGGTCGTCCCCCGCGAATCGCCGCTGAGTCAGCTCCACCTGGAGAATCTGACGAAACTCGCCGAACTGGGCGTCGACGTGGTGCCGCCGATGCTGGGCTTTTACTTCGATCCCGAGGAACCCGGCGACTTCGTCGATCACGTCGTCGGGAAGATCCTCGAGCGCTTCGATCTCGATCACGATCGGTACGACGAGTGGGAACCGTCGTAA
- a CDS encoding aconitase X swivel domain-containing protein, giving the protein MASESSESAVGDDVIGAEAITEGTGRGEVLRSPVPISFYGAVEPDTGEFIEDGHPLEGENIAGKVLVFPRGKGSTVGSYVLYGLANNGCAPAAIVNEETETIVATGAILGEIPCVDSPDAPLETLEDGETVEVDADAGLIREG; this is encoded by the coding sequence ATGGCGTCCGAATCGAGCGAATCGGCCGTCGGTGACGACGTGATCGGCGCCGAGGCGATCACCGAAGGCACGGGCCGTGGGGAAGTCCTTCGCTCACCTGTCCCGATCAGCTTCTACGGGGCCGTCGAGCCGGATACCGGCGAGTTCATCGAGGACGGCCACCCCCTGGAGGGCGAGAACATCGCGGGCAAGGTGCTGGTCTTCCCGCGCGGAAAGGGCTCGACCGTGGGCTCGTATGTCCTCTACGGGCTGGCGAACAACGGGTGTGCGCCGGCAGCGATCGTCAACGAGGAGACAGAGACCATCGTCGCTACGGGCGCGATCCTCGGGGAGATTCCCTGTGTGGACTCGCCCGACGCGCCACTTGAGACACTCGAAGACGGCGAGACTGTCGAGGTTGACGCCGACGCGGGCCTCATCAGAGAAGGATGA
- a CDS encoding aconitase X, translating into MHLTQHEEDLLESDNSAVRKAMELLVKLGDIYGAEEMIEIESAQASGISYKSIGDPGVEFLEGFAEEGAEASVPTFANPAGMDFDRWAEMGVDPDFAEKQQRIRDALEEMDIILSFTCTPYLAGNLPRRGQHVAWAESSAVSFVNSVVGARTNREGGPSALAAAITGRTPKYGLHLEANRQPTYRIDVEADIETQADFAALGSWTGRLVEDGKPYFTGIDSGGTDDLKSLGAAMAATGAVALYFVEGVTTEMEPPEDVETATFGEAEMEAEYAELTTADDPELVVIGCPHTSPEEIQDVADAVEGKTLTSDLWVATSGAVKTWADRNGYTDTIEDAGGMVLADTCNVVSPIEELGYESSATNSAKAATYLPGFCNQDVAFNDAETLLAEVTE; encoded by the coding sequence ATGCACCTGACACAGCACGAGGAAGACTTGCTCGAATCGGACAATTCGGCCGTCCGGAAGGCGATGGAACTGCTCGTGAAACTCGGCGATATCTACGGGGCCGAGGAGATGATCGAGATCGAATCGGCCCAAGCGTCGGGCATCTCCTACAAGTCGATCGGCGACCCCGGCGTCGAGTTTCTGGAGGGCTTTGCGGAGGAAGGCGCGGAAGCGTCGGTCCCGACGTTCGCCAACCCGGCGGGGATGGATTTCGATCGCTGGGCGGAGATGGGCGTCGACCCGGATTTCGCCGAGAAACAGCAGCGCATCCGGGACGCCCTCGAGGAGATGGACATCATCCTCTCGTTTACCTGTACGCCCTATCTCGCGGGCAACCTCCCGCGGCGAGGTCAGCACGTCGCCTGGGCAGAGTCCTCGGCCGTCTCGTTCGTCAACAGCGTCGTCGGCGCACGGACCAACCGCGAAGGCGGTCCCTCGGCGCTCGCGGCGGCGATCACCGGTCGGACGCCGAAGTACGGCCTCCACCTGGAAGCAAATCGCCAGCCGACCTACCGGATCGACGTCGAGGCCGACATCGAGACCCAGGCCGACTTCGCCGCGCTGGGCTCCTGGACGGGGCGACTCGTCGAGGACGGCAAGCCCTACTTCACGGGGATCGATTCGGGCGGGACGGACGACTTGAAGTCCCTCGGCGCGGCGATGGCCGCGACCGGCGCGGTCGCGCTGTACTTCGTCGAGGGTGTCACGACGGAGATGGAACCGCCCGAGGACGTCGAGACGGCCACGTTCGGCGAAGCCGAGATGGAGGCCGAATACGCGGAACTCACGACCGCTGACGATCCAGAGCTGGTAGTCATCGGGTGTCCACACACCTCGCCCGAGGAGATCCAGGACGTCGCAGACGCCGTTGAGGGCAAGACTCTCACGAGCGACCTCTGGGTCGCCACGAGTGGCGCGGTCAAGACCTGGGCCGATCGCAACGGCTACACCGACACCATCGAGGACGCCGGTGGGATGGTACTGGCCGACACCTGCAACGTCGTCTCGCCGATCGAGGAACTGGGCTACGAATCGAGTGCCACCAACTCCGCGAAGGCCGCGACCTACCTGCCGGGGTTCTGTAACCAGGACGTGGCGTTCAACGACGCCGAGACGCTGCTCGCGGAGGTGACCGAGTGA
- a CDS encoding UbiD family decarboxylase, with protein sequence MGLRDFLREEAQTTLTEPVDPRFELPALAVQDESQPTVFERVEAYPDVRAVANTLGSRELIGRALGVEAEDIVDRMGSAMDDPLAVEETADPAFEHVASEPTIDEYVPIPIFYDEHERQYFASSVVIAEDPETGVQNASFHRMMFESDNRLVMRLVERHLHDIYSRTEGGLDVAIVMGVHPAVELAAATSFAPEQNELALANRLLDGDLATAAVDGIEVPADAEIVMRATITDERAEEGPFVDLSRTWDRTRQQPVVTVENLYMRPDPYARIIVPGRTEHAHLMGIPQEPRIYRIVENTVPTVENVVLTPGGCSWLHGVVQLEKRSEGDPKNAGMAALAGHPSMKKVTVVDSDVDPADSDAVEWATATRMQPDEDITVIENAKGSSLDPSQDYDRGTLAKWIVDATVPGDRDRDDFAEVTVPGAEEIDLAEYQ encoded by the coding sequence ATGGGCTTGCGAGACTTTCTGCGGGAGGAAGCACAGACGACGCTCACTGAACCAGTCGATCCCCGATTCGAACTCCCGGCGCTGGCCGTCCAGGACGAGAGTCAGCCGACCGTCTTCGAGCGCGTCGAGGCCTACCCTGACGTCCGCGCGGTCGCCAACACGCTCGGCTCCCGGGAGCTGATCGGCCGGGCGCTCGGCGTCGAGGCCGAAGACATCGTCGATCGGATGGGCTCGGCGATGGACGATCCGCTGGCCGTCGAGGAGACGGCCGACCCCGCGTTCGAGCACGTTGCAAGTGAACCGACGATCGACGAGTACGTCCCGATCCCGATCTTCTACGACGAGCACGAACGCCAGTACTTCGCCTCCTCGGTCGTGATCGCTGAGGATCCCGAGACTGGCGTCCAGAACGCCTCCTTCCACCGGATGATGTTCGAGTCGGACAATCGACTCGTGATGCGCCTCGTCGAGCGCCATCTCCACGACATCTACTCGCGGACCGAGGGCGGACTCGACGTGGCAATCGTGATGGGCGTCCACCCGGCGGTCGAGTTGGCGGCCGCGACCTCCTTTGCGCCCGAGCAGAACGAACTCGCGCTGGCGAATCGCCTCCTCGACGGCGACCTTGCGACTGCCGCGGTCGACGGGATCGAGGTTCCGGCAGACGCCGAGATCGTCATGCGAGCGACGATCACCGACGAGCGGGCCGAGGAGGGGCCGTTCGTGGATCTCTCTCGCACCTGGGATCGCACGCGCCAGCAACCCGTGGTGACGGTCGAGAATCTCTACATGCGGCCGGATCCCTACGCGCGGATCATCGTCCCCGGCCGGACCGAACACGCCCACCTCATGGGCATTCCCCAGGAACCCCGCATCTACCGGATCGTCGAGAACACCGTCCCGACGGTCGAGAACGTCGTGTTGACCCCGGGCGGGTGCTCGTGGCTCCACGGAGTCGTCCAGCTCGAGAAGCGCTCGGAGGGCGATCCCAAGAACGCCGGGATGGCGGCGCTGGCGGGCCATCCGTCGATGAAGAAGGTCACCGTCGTCGATAGCGACGTCGACCCCGCCGACTCGGACGCAGTCGAGTGGGCGACCGCGACCCGGATGCAACCCGACGAGGACATCACCGTCATCGAGAACGCCAAGGGGTCGTCGCTCGACCCCTCCCAGGACTACGATCGCGGGACGCTCGCGAAGTGGATCGTCGACGCGACCGTGCCCGGTGACCGGGACCGCGATGACTTCGCGGAAGTAACCGTCCCCGGTGCCGAGGAGATCGACCTCGCGGAGTACCAATAA
- a CDS encoding alanyl-tRNA editing protein, which produces MTDLLYLPDEDAVTDFEATVVEASEDSIVLDGTYFYPEGGGQPADRGTIEWDGGQASVVDVRKDHGEIHHEIDDVEGDLPEDGETATGHVDADRREAHRRMHTAQHVLSRVVLDEYDATTAGNQIHADFSRIDFEPADFDDEDLELIEARTNDVIERNLPVTKDERPRETVEANVAEGRSNLDLLPDHVEELRVVEIDNFDMCPCGGTHVDRTGEIGGIEITNRLSKGADVERIEFELREN; this is translated from the coding sequence ATGACTGATCTGCTGTACCTCCCGGACGAAGACGCCGTGACCGACTTCGAGGCGACGGTCGTCGAGGCGAGCGAGGATTCGATCGTGCTCGACGGAACGTACTTTTATCCCGAGGGCGGCGGTCAGCCGGCCGACCGCGGGACGATCGAATGGGACGGCGGTCAGGCATCTGTCGTCGACGTCCGAAAGGACCACGGCGAGATCCACCACGAGATCGACGACGTCGAGGGAGACCTCCCGGAAGACGGCGAAACCGCCACAGGACACGTCGACGCGGACCGTCGCGAGGCTCACCGGCGGATGCACACCGCCCAGCACGTCCTCTCACGGGTCGTCCTCGACGAATACGACGCGACGACGGCCGGCAACCAGATCCACGCGGACTTCTCACGGATCGACTTCGAGCCTGCTGACTTCGACGACGAGGACCTCGAACTGATCGAGGCGCGGACCAACGACGTGATCGAGCGCAACCTGCCGGTCACGAAAGACGAGCGACCGCGCGAGACCGTCGAGGCGAACGTCGCCGAGGGACGGTCGAACCTCGACCTGTTGCCCGATCACGTCGAGGAGTTACGGGTCGTCGAGATCGATAATTTCGACATGTGCCCCTGTGGCGGCACCCACGTCGATCGGACGGGCGAGATCGGCGGCATCGAGATCACCAACCGGCTCTCGAAGGGCGCTGACGTCGAACGCATCGAGTTCGAGTTGCGCGAGAACTGA
- a CDS encoding HemK2/MTQ2 family protein methyltransferase, producing the protein MGDDEESVDRESTDRPPLADQRGVDTVYGASEDSHLLAEAAVEAVEPGERALDVGTGSGYVAASLAEAGADVLGTDLNPAACREAREAGIPVVRANLLDPIQASAVDLVAFNPPYLPSAPETEWGDWMETALSGGEDGRAAVDPFLEDLSRVLRDGGRAFLLVSSLTGIKAVREYAGSQGLDSSIVAEESFPFERLVVLRLL; encoded by the coding sequence ATGGGTGACGACGAAGAGTCGGTCGACCGCGAGTCGACCGATCGGCCGCCACTCGCCGACCAGCGAGGTGTCGACACCGTCTACGGCGCGAGCGAGGACTCCCACTTACTCGCGGAGGCAGCCGTCGAGGCCGTCGAACCGGGCGAGCGTGCACTCGACGTTGGGACTGGCTCGGGCTACGTCGCCGCTTCCCTCGCCGAGGCGGGGGCCGACGTGCTCGGCACGGACCTGAACCCGGCAGCCTGTCGAGAAGCTCGCGAGGCCGGGATTCCGGTCGTGCGGGCGAACCTCCTCGATCCGATCCAGGCGAGTGCGGTCGATCTGGTCGCATTCAATCCGCCGTATCTCCCGAGTGCTCCCGAAACGGAGTGGGGCGACTGGATGGAGACAGCGCTGTCGGGCGGCGAGGACGGTCGCGCGGCCGTCGATCCGTTTCTGGAAGACTTGAGTCGGGTACTCCGAGACGGCGGTCGAGCGTTCCTGCTGGTCAGCAGCCTGACCGGGATCAAAGCGGTTCGGGAGTATGCAGGGAGCCAGGGGCTCGATTCGTCGATCGTCGCCGAGGAGTCCTTTCCGTTCGAGCGACTGGTCGTGCTGCGGTTATTATGA